Genomic window (Stigmatella erecta):
CGGCAGGCCCGAGAGGTCACGCACGCACTCGAAGCCGAACCAGCGCTCCCCTGCCTCGGGCTTGGGGTAGGTGACCCAGTTCACGTTCATCCACTGGCTGGGCCGGAAGCGCCGCTGGTCCAGGGGCGTCTTCTGCGCCACCGCGCCCAGGTACTCCGCGTCCAGCAAGTGCACCCGCGCCCAGGGGAAGTCATCCAGCCCGCCCGCGTGGTCGAAATCCAGGTGCGTCAGCAGGATGTCCGTCACGTCCGTGGGCTTGAAGCCCAGCCGTTCGATCTGCCGGATGGCCGTCATCCCCTCGGAGAGCTGGGGCCGGCACATCGCCTTGAGGAACAGGGGGCTCAGCCGGGGCCGGGGCATCCGCACGTCATTGAGCCCAAAGCCCGTGTCCACCAGCACCAGGTTCCGGTCCGTCTCCACCAGCAGGCAATGGCACACCAGCGCCGCCGGGCCCGAGACGTCCATGCGTCCGTCCATCAACCGGCCACCCGGTGGACACATCGTCGTGCAATTGAGGTGGTGAACGCGCAGCGCCATGACGCGGCTCCAGGGCAGAGAGGGTCCTTCGATGGACCCCGGTCCTGAGCAAAGCTGCGCCGTGGGGAGCCTACATGGAACCACAGAGCGCTAGCGCCTGGCCGTTCGCCCGCCAGGCGAGGAGGCTCAGAGGTGCTCGAGCGTGCCGGCCGTCCGCTCGTCGCGCACGTTGCCGGTGTTCAGCGTGGAGGACGGCTCGAAGAGCAGCACCTCCACCTCGCCCTCCGCCACGGGCCGGTGCTCCACGCCCCGGGGGATGATGAGGAACTCGCCGGGCCCCAGCGCCACCGTCCGGTCCCGCAGCTCGATGCGCAGGCGGCCCTTCACCACCAGGAACAGCTCGTCCTCGGCCTCGTGGTGGTGCCACACGAACGAGCCGCTCAGCTTGGCGAGCTTCACCTGCTGGCCGTTCAGCTCCCCCACCACCTTGGGCTTCCAGTGCTCGGAGAAGAGGGAGAACTTGCTCTCCAGGTTCACCTTCTCCACGGTCGGCTCCAGGGGGCTCTCGGCGGCGGTGTTCGTCTCCGCCCCGCTGTCCGGGGAGGCCCTGCGCCAGTCCCACCGCGGACGCCAACAGCTCTCGCCCCGCGCCGCCGTGCCGATGCCCAGCGTGGGAGGTGCTTCGCCATCGCTTCTCATGCCCTGCATCCCCCTGGCCGGAGCCCGCGCCCCAGGTTGAGCCGAATGATGGCGTCACCCTGGGCACTGCCCAACAGGCAGGCAACCGGTTATGTCCGTTTTTGGGCGAAAGCGGGTTTCAGTCGGGATAGAAGAGCGGCTCGCGCTGGGCCATGAAGCTGGAGATGGCGCTGGCCACCTCGGGCGGCACGTCCTGGAACTGCACCCCCATG
Coding sequences:
- a CDS encoding cupin domain-containing protein; this encodes MRSDGEAPPTLGIGTAARGESCWRPRWDWRRASPDSGAETNTAAESPLEPTVEKVNLESKFSLFSEHWKPKVVGELNGQQVKLAKLSGSFVWHHHEAEDELFLVVKGRLRIELRDRTVALGPGEFLIIPRGVEHRPVAEGEVEVLLFEPSSTLNTGNVRDERTAGTLEHL
- a CDS encoding MBL fold metallo-hydrolase; this translates as MALRVHHLNCTTMCPPGGRLMDGRMDVSGPAALVCHCLLVETDRNLVLVDTGFGLNDVRMPRPRLSPLFLKAMCRPQLSEGMTAIRQIERLGFKPTDVTDILLTHLDFDHAGGLDDFPWARVHLLDAEYLGAVAQKTPLDQRRFRPSQWMNVNWVTYPKPEAGERWFGFECVRDLSGLPPELLLVPLQGHTVGHSGIALQVGGRWLLHAGDAYFHHREMDVDKRRCPPGLRFYQTFMEKNRRQRLYNQERLRALVKGHGSEVTVFSAHDAVEFERLESLEKVPLDSPFLTFPLESERPPTLHA